The genomic DNA GGATATCCAGAGGGAGGCCACCGACCCGGCGGCCGTGGAGGCGGGGGCGTCCATCGAGGCGGCCGCGGAGGAGCTGCTGGGGCTCGGCGAGGCCGCCCGGACGTTCCACGACACGCTGGACCCCGCCGGGATGGACCTGGTCGCCGTCGAGGACATCGCTACCCACGCCGGCCACGTCGTCGAGGCCGCACGCGCCAGCTACGACGACGTGACGGTCGACGCCGACCTCCCCGACCGGGCGTGGGCACTGGTCCACGCGGAGTTCGAGCTGGCGCTGGGCGAACTGGTCGACAACGCCGCCACCCACGGCGGGGCGGGGACGACCGTGACCGTCGCGGTCGAGCGGGCCGGCGACGAGGTGGTCGTCCGGGTCCTCGACGACGGGCCCGGCATCCCGGTGCTGGAGCGGCGGGCACTCGAGGCCGGCTCGGAGTCCCCGCTCCAGCACGCCACCGGGCTCGGCCTCTGGTTCGTCCAGTGGACGGTCAGGAACAGCGGTGGGACGATGCACATCGACGACCGCGAGGGGGGCGGCGCGGTCGTCGAACTCCGGCTTCCGGCCGCCGACCCGGACGAGTGATGGGGCGGGTCAGCCGTCGACGGTGAAGCCGCGCTCGTGGAGGAGCGCCGGCACGCGATCGACGTGGTCACCCTGCAGTTCGATGGTCCCATCGGTGGTGGTCCCGCCGGTGCCGAGCGCGCCCTTCAGTTCGGAGGCGAGCGCGTCGAGGTCGGTGTCGTCGAAGCCCTCGACGATGGTGACGGGCTTGCCGTAGCGGCGATTCTCGAGGCGGATGCGGAGCCGTGCGTCCGCCCGCGCGAGGTCGTCGTCGATACCCAGCTCCGCCGGTAACCCGGCGATGTCGGAGAGGTCCTTTGCCACGGCCGGGGTACGGGCCGGGCGCTGATAAGCGAGCGCCGGTCGTGTCGTGAGTGCGCAATATCGGTTACTGGTAGAAACCTGATTTCGTCTTGTAACTACTTGCCCAACAGCGCCCGCAGTTGCTCGCGCGAGAACAGCGTCGAGGGTTCGTCCATGTGGACGCCGATCTCTCCAGAGAACGCCCGAAGGCCGGCGCGCTGGAGCGGTTCCGGGACCGAATAGCCCGCGCGGACGAGGTGGCCCAGCCGTTGCTCGGTCCGCAACTCGTCGCGCCACGCCCGCTCGTAGTCGCCCAGCGTCCCCGGCACGGCCGGATCGACGGTCCGGGCGGCGTGGTCGGCCGCGCGCATCCCGTAGAGGATGCCGCCGCCGGTGAACGGTTTCGTCTGGGCGGCGGCGTCCCCGACGAGCAGCGAGCGCCGGCCGGTCACGCGCTTCGGCGGGCCGACCGGGATGAGCCCGGAGCAGCGCCGGTCCAGCGTGACGCCGTAGTCCTCGCAGAGGGCCTCGAACCGGGCGCGCTCGTCCTCGCCGGGCGAGACCGCCAGCCCGTACTCGACGCCCGCGTCGCCCCGCGGGATGCGCCAGGCGAAGAAGCGCGGGACGGTGAGGTGGACGTCGACGAAGTCCTGGGG from Haloglomus litoreum includes the following:
- a CDS encoding translation initiation factor, which codes for MAKDLSDIAGLPAELGIDDDLARADARLRIRLENRRYGKPVTIVEGFDDTDLDALASELKGALGTGGTTTDGTIELQGDHVDRVPALLHERGFTVDG
- a CDS encoding geranylgeranyl reductase family protein gives rise to the protein MYDFVVVGCGPAGARFARSAADRGRDVLVLEQGEVGKPLACSGHVSLDIWDYVPDGAREELFQNAIRGARFHLGGADSPAYAFHRDEPISNAIDRVGLDRTLAEAAADAGADVRNHHTVTAVDERRDSVAVTARGPDGTERHEARMVVGADGPRSRVRDECGLPEPDEFLHGVLGFDEDPDPQDFVDVHLTVPRFFAWRIPRGDAGVEYGLAVSPGEDERARFEALCEDYGVTLDRRCSGLIPVGPPKRVTGRRSLLVGDAAAQTKPFTGGGILYGMRAADHAARTVDPAVPGTLGDYERAWRDELRTEQRLGHLVRAGYSVPEPLQRAGLRAFSGEIGVHMDEPSTLFSREQLRALLGK